Proteins from a single region of Chryseobacterium sp. W4I1:
- a CDS encoding N-acetyltransferase — translation MIIENSNHQDIEEIFRLYRLATDFQKTKNIVLWPEFERSLIETEIDKKRQWKIVINNEIACIWAVAFSDPQIWGEKNAAPAVYIHRIATSPEFRGQNLVAEIVDWAKKYASENHKRFIRMDTVGENTPLINYYKKCGFDFLGLTKLQNTDELPGHYHNAEVSLFEIDLSGTN, via the coding sequence ATGATCATAGAGAACAGTAACCATCAGGATATTGAAGAGATTTTCAGACTATATCGTTTGGCAACCGATTTCCAAAAAACAAAAAATATTGTTCTGTGGCCGGAATTTGAAAGAAGCCTGATAGAAACTGAAATTGATAAAAAGAGACAATGGAAGATTGTAATAAATAATGAAATAGCCTGTATTTGGGCAGTTGCTTTCAGTGATCCACAGATTTGGGGTGAAAAAAATGCTGCCCCGGCCGTGTATATTCATCGTATTGCTACCAGTCCGGAATTTAGAGGTCAGAATCTGGTGGCTGAAATAGTAGACTGGGCAAAAAAATATGCATCGGAAAACCACAAACGGTTCATCAGAATGGATACAGTGGGAGAAAATACCCCTTTGATTAATTATTATAAAAAATGTGGGTTTGATTTTCTGGGACTTACCAAGCTCCAAAATACTGACGAACTTCCCGGACATTACCATAACGCTGAAGTCAGTTTGTTTGAAATTGATTTATCAGGTACAAATTAG
- a CDS encoding aspartate/glutamate racemase family protein — protein sequence MKKIGLVGGISWVSTLDYYKFINEGVNASLGGLNAAECMVYSLNFGDIQAKGWVNSFELLLKACKHLKSAGADGIVLCANTAHLFADELQDTVQLPILHIGTETAKAIRKAGFTKVGLLGTKFTMEMDFYKNKLQEYGLEVLIPEKQETRDYIQHTVKEELGVGFINSETKTNYISIVENLISSGAECIILGCTEIPLLISQDDFTIPVFDTTKIHCEAIVKYIVS from the coding sequence ATGAAAAAAATAGGATTGGTAGGCGGAATAAGCTGGGTATCTACATTAGATTATTATAAGTTCATTAATGAAGGAGTCAATGCCAGTCTGGGAGGTCTGAATGCCGCTGAATGCATGGTATATTCTTTAAATTTCGGAGATATCCAGGCCAAAGGATGGGTCAATTCCTTTGAGTTATTACTGAAAGCCTGTAAACACCTTAAAAGTGCTGGAGCAGACGGAATTGTTCTATGTGCAAATACAGCCCATTTATTTGCAGACGAGCTGCAGGATACCGTACAACTGCCCATTCTCCATATCGGGACAGAAACCGCAAAAGCAATACGTAAAGCCGGATTTACAAAGGTTGGACTGCTGGGAACAAAATTTACCATGGAAATGGATTTTTATAAAAATAAACTCCAGGAATACGGACTTGAAGTACTGATCCCGGAAAAACAGGAAACGAGAGATTATATTCAGCATACGGTTAAGGAAGAACTGGGAGTAGGATTTATTAATTCTGAAACCAAAACCAATTATATTTCCATTGTGGAAAACCTTATCAGCAGTGGTGCAGAATGTATTATTCTGGGCTGCACAGAAATTCCGCTGCTGATCAGTCAGGATGATTTTACAATTCCTGTTTTTGATACCACAAAAATACACTGTGAAGCTATTGTAAAGTATATTGTTTCGTAA